GGACTGGGCTTTCAGATGAACAAGCCGCCGATGAAGCTCGTCGAAGTACTCAAATCGGATCTCAAAGAACGGGCGGAGTTCGCTGGTGCCCGCGTCAAGGACAAACTCGGAGCGGCGCTTCCGACCCGGCGGCCGTACGATTCGGCGGTCGCCCCCGGTTATCTTGCGGTCGGTGACGCTGCTGGCCACGTCAATCCGATCACAGGTGGTGGCATTCCGGGCGCGGCTAAGGCCGGTCACTGGGCTGCACAAGCAGCCGTTGAGGCGATTTCTGATGGTGTGCCCGACGACGAAGACGCGCTGTGGGAGTACAACCACCGTGTCATGACCGACTTCGGGAAGAAGTTTGCCGCGATGGATCTGTACAACATCTGGGGTGGTGCGACTGATCTGGACGAGATCCTCGACGTGATCACGAAACTTCCGGCTGGCCACTTCGCTGAAACGGTCGCCAAAAGCGGCTCGACGTCGATGGGTCTCGTTACGAAGGTCAAAACCGCTGCAAAGACGGTCGGCCACTGGGATATGTTGTACGACCTGTGGCGTGTAAACAGAAAGAGTAGCGAACTCAAAGAGGTGTACGACGACTATCCTACGAGCATCGACGACTTCGATCAGTGGGTCCAGACTCGTGATGAGTTGCTAGATGAAGTGTACGAGATCACCGGTGCCGAGTCTAAGTACTGAGCCGCTCGTTTCGAGCTGTTTCGAGTACGGTGGTTTGACCCGTTCGTGGTCATCGGTCCCGTGGGATGTGGATGCATTCGCGTCCACAACTCCTTTTGAGTAGTCCGTCGAAGAGTCGTATATGTCTGAGGAATCGAATCTCACCCCCGAGAGCGTCGACACCACCAACGGGATGCCGATGCTCGGACTGGGCACCTGGCAGAACGACGATCCCGACCAGTGTGTCGAGACCGTCAGTACGGCCTTAGAGATGGGCTACCGATACATCGATACCGCTCAGGCCTACGACAACGAGACGAGCGTCGGCGAAGGGATTCGATCGTCGGCCGTCGATCGAGACGAGGTGTTCCTTGCAACGAAACTCTGGTATGACCAACTCGACCGCGATACCATCGTCGAATCGACCCAAGCTAGTCTCGATCGACTCAGTGTTGATTCGGTCGATCTGTTGTACCCCCATTGGCCTGCCGGATCGTACGATGCCGAGGCAACCATGGACGGATTCGCTGAACTCGTCGATACCGGGGCGATCGAACGGGTTGGCCTGAGCAACTTCACCCCTGAACTGATCGAGGAGGCTCGTTCGGTCTCCGACGTGCCGATCTTCGCCCTTCAGGTCGAGTGTCATCCCCTGTTCCAGCAAGAACGGCTGCGGGAGTACTGTGCGGACGCCGGTATCGAACTCGTCGCGTACTCACCGCTCGCCCGTGGAGCCGTGTTTGACGTTCCCGAAATCGAGGAAGTGGCACGGAAACACGGCGTCAGCGAAGCCCAAGTGAGCCTCGCGTGGTTGAACGAACACGGGATTACCGCCATCCCCAAAGCGACCGGCCCGGACCACCTCCGCGACAACCTAGGGGCAGCCACGCTCGATCTCGATCCTGCGGACGTCCAAACCATCGACGACATCGACCGAAAAGAGCGACAGATCAATCCTTCGTTCGCTCCCGATAGCTGGTAACGACCCTGAACCGTTATTTCGGTCTCGTTCGAACGGTTCGTATGGAATTCGATCAGCCCAAAGCGATCGGATCGTTCGTCATACTACTGGTCGTCCTACTCGGTGGGACGTTCACCAGTCCGATGCCGACCAACGTCTCGGCGATGGTCAGTGTCGGCCTCATCGTCTTCGGTGTTCTCACCTTCTATATCGGCGTCAAACACGGGGAGTTCCGCGCGACGCGTTAATCCTTGCCTGGTCGTTCACGCTCGGCGACGGTGTACAGCGCGTTCGACACCGTTCCGTGTCCGGTCACTTTCGGGCGCGTGGTGTAATCGTCGTAGCCGTGATCGAGGATTCGGTTTCGGTTGAGACAGAGTTTCGTAAACTCCGGTTTGAACAGATCGAACGTTTCGAACCGAGCTCGGTGTTCGGGGAATCGAGCGTGATATCTCTCGATCGTCGCCCGGACCTGCGTCCAAAACCGATGTTCGTCGTATCCTTCTTGTCGTTCGAGTAGCTCCGAGACGTATCTAAGCACGCAGATGAACAGGGTTCCGAAGATGTGTTGACAGAGGTCTTCGGGTGGGAGCTGATGGAGGATGTGGTGTTTGTACCGATCGTCCGCTCGGAGCGTCTCGTCCAATCGCTCGTCCAGTTCCGGAAGCGGCCGATCGGTGATCGCAACCTCATCAACGAAGTCTGTGAGCGCGATCCGAGTCGGAACGCCGTTTTCGAGCACGAGCACCACGTTCGTCCCATGGGGCATGAACACGGTTCCGTACCGATAGAGGTAATGACACAAAGGAAACAACAGCACTTCGAACAGTTCCTCCAGCCACGACTCCATCGAGAGCGGCGAGCGTTCGACGAACTCCGTGAGAATCGGCGTTCCATCGATGTCTTCGTGGAACAACGCGGCCAGCGTCACTGGTCGCTCGGTCGGTTCGAGCATCCCTTCGACGCTTTCCCGCCAGACACAGCCCAGCAGTTCGTGGAACTGATAGGGTGCGTCGTCGAGTCTTGAGAGCGCCGGGTGGTCGTAACAGACGCTAGCGATTTCCCCCGGGAGCAACAGCTCACACTCCTCGCGAAGGAATCGATCGTGATCGCGTACGTCTTTGACGAACGCCGTCACTTCTGGAGCGGCTCTAGCTTGCTCTCCAAGGATCCCTCGGTAGACGTTGGTGTTTAGAATGCGAAGCGGGAGTTTGACGTGATGTTTCTCGGGTGCGTCGACGTTCGTCACGGTTCGGATCGACTGCTGTGGGAGATACTCGTCCAGTCCCTTGCCCACCGGAACGATGGCGTCAGTGGCAATCTCGCCCGCGAAAAACGGCACGATGCTGTGTGTCCACTGCCAGTCGTGGACGGGGAACAAGTAGTAGTTCGCTGGGTCGAGTCCCTGTTCGAGCAGTCGATCAGCGAACACTGCGTACTGTTGGCCGAGTTCCGCGCGGAGCAACGACTCGTGATCGATCGGATCGAGCGCCGAGAACGTCGCGCGGTCGCGGTGAGCAGCGATCCACGACAGCGTCTGTGGCCGTTTCATCTCGGGCGCGTAGTCGAGATACTCTTCGTAGCTGAATCCGACCCGCCCTTTGTTGTACGTGAACCACGGATGGCCGGTCATCTCCCCTTCGATCGCTGCATACTCCATGTCGACGATCCGTTCGTCGTCCTCTCGCGTGGCGGTTCGACGTTCCAGAGTAGCGTCTGCGAGCAGCGTGTTGTTGTACTCCCGGACGAGATACCCCAGCGTGCGATCGGAGACGCCGATGTGTGTCTGTGCGTCCATCAGCAGTTTCACGGCGTCGTCCGGACGGCTCCATGCCCCATTCTCGCGACGAAACACGGTGCCGGGAAGCACCCTGTAGCTGTCGAACAGCCGTCGTTCGGCGTCGAATCGGTAGTCGACGCCTCCCCGCAACGATAGCCGGTAGCGCGTCCCTCCCGACTCGGTCCCGATCGATTCGATCGGTTTCGGATCGATCAGCTCCTCGTACATGAACTCCGACAGCATTTTCCGGAGCAGCCGACGGTTCACCGTGATCCACACGTCTTCATCTCGGATCGTGTCTGGTACGTTCATGGTATCTATGAAACGTGTTGAACGCGGTTGCTCTTGAGTCTCGCCCGACCAGAACGGTGCTATACCCCGTACGTTTCGGAATACCCTCCCGTGTCGTTCCCGTTTGTTCGTCACATGCCCACGAGTTCGGACATCGCACGGCGGTGTGAGACCGAGGACATCGATCTGGTCCGGTTGCTGTTCGTCACTCCCAACGGCGTGGTCCGCGCACAATCGGTCGCTGCGGACGACATTGCAACCGCGATAGACGAGGGAGTTCCAGCGTCAAAGCTGGTACACGCGTACAACGCACTCGGCTTTAGAAAGAAAGACGGCCGGTTCGATGCCGCTGGAGAGGTGTTGCTCCGTCCGGACCCGGCGACGTTCCGGACGTTACCGTACGCGGATCGGTGTGGGGGAATGCTCTGTGACGTGCGGACGCTTGCGGACAGTCCATGGGCCGCCGACCCACGAACCACCCTCAGCTCGCTCATTGAGACGATAGCGTCGGCGGATCTCGTCCCATCAGTCGCGTTCGAAAGCGAGTTTCATCTCCTCGCCGAGAAGGAGGACGAACTCGTTCCGACGGACGGACGCGGCGCGTACGCGACCGCGTCTACCCGCGACACCCACGAGTTCGTGCTTGCTGTCCGAGACGCGCTTGCCGACCAAGGGATCTCCGTCGGGAAGTATTACCCCGAATGGGGTGCCGGGAAACACGAGATCGTCCTCGATCACGGACCGGCACTCACCGCTGCCGACGAACACGTGTTGTTCAAAGAGACCGTCGAGAGCGTCGCGGCGACCCACGGGTATCAAGCCACGTTCCTTCCCAAGCCGGCAACGCACTCGACGAACGGCTGTCACATCCACTGTTCGCTGTGGGACGGATCGAACAATCGGTTTGCCGGTTCGGACGGGATCAGTGAGACGGCAGCGTCGTTCATCGCGGGCGTACTCGAACACGCTCCCGGGCTGACGGCGTTGACGGCGGGCACGGTCAACTCGTATGCCCGGCTCCGTCCACAGGTCGGTGCCACAGCGTTCACGTGTTGGGGGTACGGTAACCGAGAGGCGTTGGTGCGGGTCCCGGGTCACGCTGCCGGTGCCACCGACGCCGTCCGCATCGAATACCGGGCCGCAGACAACACCGCGAATCCATACATCGCGTTGATAGGACTGCTCGCTGCCGGTCTCGACGGGATCAAGCGCGAGCTATCACCGCCCGAACCGCTTGACAGTGATCCCGGAAATCTATCCGTGGACGAACGGGATCGACGGGGGATCGAACGCCTTCCGACGACGCTTCGAGAGGCTCTTACCGCGTTGGCGGACGATCGCGTGTTGCGAAACGCTCTCGGAGCGGAACTGTACCAAACGTATCTCGACGTGAAACGGAGCCATTGGGAAGCGTTTACAGAAAGCGCAGCTACGTGGGAGCGCGATCGACTCAGAAACGTGTATTGAGGGGTTTACAGGCGATTCACACGCCAGCGTCGTCTTCGGAAAGGCCCACGATGAGCGCGCCAGCCGCCATCGTGAGCGAAGCGACGCCCGCGAACGCCGACGGGATGGCGTTCGTCATGGCAATACCGATGATCAGGGCGGTGCTGACGGCCAGAAGGAGTCCCCCAACTCCTAATCGTTGTTTCTCCGTTTTCATCACCGCTAACTATCGTCCACATCCCCATAAGCGTCATCAAACCAAGCGAAACGACAGGGTCGTTCGTGATGTTCGTCCCCTCCTCGTGTCGAGAGGGTTTTCATTCGCCGGGTCGGATGGTGGGTATGGACGGGGGAGAACGCGAGCGTCTTCGGACTATTGCCGACTACCAGTTTGGAAGCGGTGCTGGGCGAGCGCTGTTTCCGGCTGCTGAGACGCTGTCGGTGGTCCGAACCTCTTCCGGGCGGCCCCAACAGATAACGTGTGACGGGGGTCCCCACGAGGGTCGACGGATCGTCTCCTACGGTGTGGACGGTCGATTCACGCTCGGGATCGAGGGTGGACGCCGGCTGTTTGCGGCGCTCGGACGGCCGATCGTGCGGGTTGGAGACGAGAGCGTTCCGTTCGTCACAGACGGGAAAAACGCGTTTGCGAAGTTCGTCCGGGACGTCGATGACGACGTCCGCCCCGGCGATGAGGTGCTCATCACGTGTGCTGAGACGCTGCTCGCCGTCGGTCGGGCTGAACTGTCTGCCAGCGCCATGACGGATTTTCACACCGGTGTCGCCGTTTCGGTTCGTGATAGTTTCTCGGAGCAAGCGATCCGATCGGAACCATAGAGCAGTACGCTTTTGCCGTTTCCGCCGTTCGAACTACGTATGTTTGGTGGAGGCGGTCTCGATCCGCGCAAGATGCAACAGATGATGGAACAGATGGGAATCGACACGTCAGATATCGACGCTGAAGAGGTAATCATTCGAACGGCGGATGAGGACCTCGTCTTTACGTCGCCGGAGGTACAGCGCATTTCTGCGCAGGGCCAGGCCACGTACCAGATCGTCGGTGAACCCGATACCCGCGATACCTCAGACGACACCGCCGAGGACGGTCGTGAGGCGATTCCCGAGGACGACGTCGAGATCGTCGTCCAGCGGACGGGCGTCAGCACGGATGAGGCCCGTGAGGCACTCGAAGCCGAGGACGGTGACCTCGCGGCTGCGGTGTCCCGACTGGAGTGATCCTCCTCGTTTACGAGGATCGGGAGTACCTCCTCGCACCGGGTGAGACGCTCGAAACCGACCTCGGTGTCCTGGAGGTGCCGGACGATGTCTCGCCCGGCGACACCGTCGAGACACATCTCGGCACGGCGTTTAAGGCACGCGCACTCCGTGGACCGGATCTCTTCGCGCATTTCGAGCGCACCGGGGCTCCGATGATGCCCCGCGACATCGGATTGGTGATGGGTCACACCGGCGTCAGTGGCAGCGATCGGGTGCTCGACGCCGGGACAGGGACGGGCGTGCTGAGCGCCTACCTCGCCCGGGCGGGTGCGACCGTCGTCACCTACGAAACGGATCCCGACTTCGCCGACGTCGCCCGCGAGAACATGGCGGTTGCCGGTGTCGAGGACGCCGTCGACGTTCGCACCGGGGACGTGACCGAGGCGATCGATGATCTGTGTGCCGGCGATCCGTTCGATCTCATCACACTCGACACCCGCGACGCACCCAGCGTCATCAGACGAGCGCCCGAGCTGCTCGTCTCGGGAGGATTCGTTTCCGCGTACGTTCCTTTCGTCGAAGGAACCCGAAACGTCGTCGAGACCGCCCGATCGGCTGGCTTTCAGAACATCGAAACCTACGAGACGATCCAACGAACGATGGATATCGACGACCGCGGAACCCGCCCATCGACGGCTGGCGTCGGCCACACCGGGTATCTCGTGTTCGCGCGCGCTTGAACTAGTCCACGTTATGTGGTTACCGTCCGAGCTGTTCGTGGGCGGACGCGAGGTTGTCGGCGGCGAGCGCGCCGAGCAACGAGAGCTCACCCGCGAGCGCGCCCACAGCAATGCGTTCTGCGAACGCGTCGGCGTTCGTTCCGGGGGGATCCCCGCCACCGCGCACGCCGAGGATGTCGAGTGCTTCGTTCTGAGTCGGTAGCTTCGTTCCGCCGCCGACTGTCCCGACGTCGAGGCTGGCGATCGTCACACTCGCGTACAGTTCGTCTCCGCGCACGTCGACGGTCGTGATGGCGTTGCCACCCTCTACGACCTGAGCAGCGTCCTGTCCGGTTGCGAGGAACACGGCGGCAACGACGTTTGCGGCGTGGGCGTTGAATCCCAAACTCCCCGCCTTGGCGCTGCCGACGAGGTTTTTGCGGGTGTTGGCTTCTTCGATCGCTTCCGGCGTCGTGCCGAACCGGTCTTCGACCTGCTCGCGGGTGAGCACGACGTCCGCGCCGACCGTGCGGCCCCGACCCTCGACCGCGTTGATCGCAGCGGGCTTTTTGTCTGAGCAGAGGTTGCCCGAGAGTGCTACCAGATCTGCGGGAGTTTCTTCTTCAAGTAGCTCACAGGCCGCTTCCGTTGCGATGGTGGCCATGTTCATTCCCATCGCGTCTTTGGTGTCGTAGCCAAACCGGAGAAACACTGAATCGCCGACGACGTACGGCGTCACATCTAGCAGCTCGCCGTGGTCGGTCGTCTCGGCCGCCGCCGCCGCAAGTTTCGCTTCGTTTTCACGCACCCACGAGGCGACCGTCCCGGCTTCGTGGACGTTCTCGACACGAAACACGGGGGCACGAGTCATTTTCGACTGGAACACCCGGGCATTGGCCCCTCCGGCGGCCTGGATCGCCGAACAGCCCCGGTTCACCGAGGCGACCAGCGCGCCTTCCGTGGTGGCGAGCGGGAGATACGCCGTTCCGCTCGCACTTGACCCATCAACGGTGAGCGGCCCGGCTACGCCGACGGGAATCTGTACCGCGCCGACCATGTTCTCGATGTTCGATTGAGCATCACCGGCGTCGAAGGCGTACGCACCGAGCGCCGAGAGATCAGTGTCGGTCTCTTGTGCGATGAGCCGACGGCGCGCCTCGACCGCGGTGTCGGCGTCCGCGTGGGCTTCGAGTTCGTGTAACGCGAGGTCACCCGACAGCACACGATCCGCGAGCGTTTCTGGTGCAGACATACCGGAATTCTATCTCCCGAGTGACTAAGACCCGTTGTTGTCGCTTCGAACGAGCAGTTCCCCAGCAAGCACACCGACACACCTGTTCGAGATCACGTTTCCCTCTCGGTCCATACCGAATCGAGCTGGTCGAAAGAGATACACTGTTGTCGTGAACTGCCCCTCATATTTTTGCTCGTTCCCCCCACCGTGGTGGTATGACCGATTCCGCAGACCTGATCGTGACCAACGCAGAGATCCACACGCTCACCGATCCCGACGAGACCCATGAAGCGCTCGCCGTCCGCGACGGGAAAATCGTCCGCATCGGGCGTCAGTATGAGATCGGCTTTCTCGAAGGGATCGACACAACGGTCATCGATCTCGATGGCGATGTACTCCTGCCGGGATTCATCGACGCCCATACGCACATGGAGCAGCTCGGCTGCCGACTCGTTCACGCGGACCTCTCGGCTGCGGATTCCATCGAGGAGGCTGTCGCGCTGTTGTGTGAGGAACGCGAGCGGACGGCGACGGGGTGGGTGCTCGGCTACGGCTACGATGAAAGCGCGTGGAATGAGGACCGACTGTTGTGCCGCGACGATCTCGATCGTGTGAGTGAGGAGCGCCCGGTCGTCGCGTTCCGCGAGGACCTCCACACGGGGAGCCTCAACTCGGTCGCCCTCGAACGCTACGGATCCGACATGCCGGTTGACGACGTTCGGCGGTCGGGAGGCGAACCGACGGGCGTCGTCGTAGAGGATGCGCTTTCGGTCGTTCGCCGCGACACCGCGCCCGGCCGTGAGCGGATGCACGATCTCATCACGGCGGCCCGGGATTGCGCCCACGAACTCGGCGTCACCGGCGTCCATGACATGGTGCGCTGGTCGGCCGCCCCACGGGTGTACCGGGAACTCGATCGGGCAGACCAACTCGAACTCCGTGTGCGTATCAACTACTGGAGCGATCACCTCGACGCACTGGACGAGCTCGGCACCGTCACGAACCACGGCAGCGAGTTCGTCCGTGTGGGTGGTGTCAAAAGCTACACGGATGGGAGTTTCGGCGGTCGAACTGCCCAACTCGCCGAGCCGTACGAAAACGGGGCCACCGGTCAGTGGGTCACGGGTCCCGAGCAGCTCCGAGAGATCGTCACGCGCGCGAATGAAGGAGACCACCAGTGTTGTGTCCACGCGATCGGTGACCGAGCCGTCGAAACGGTACTCGACAGCTACGAGGCGACCGACGATCCCAGCGGCAGCCGCCACCGTATCGAACACGCCGAACTCCTGTCGGAGCCGCTGCTCGAACAGTTCGCCGAGATGGGTGTCGTCGCCTCAGTTCAGCCGAATTTCCTCAAATGGGCACGCGAGGACGGGCTGTACGAGGACCGCATCGGCCGCGAGCGCACCCGACGGACAAATCAGTATCGCGCGCTACTCGATGCAGGAGTTCCGCTGGCGTTTGGCAGCGACTGCATGCCGCTCGATCCGCTCTTTGGCGTCGAGCAAACCGTCACGGCTCCCGCCGAACAGCAACGGCTCACCATCACCGAAGCCCTCCGGGCGTACACCGCTGGCGCGGCGTACGCCGGCTTCGACGAGCATCGGCTGGGCACCATCGAACCCGGGAACTGCGCCGATCTCGTCGCACTCGACCGGTCACCGTGGGAGATCGCTCCCGACGCGATCGCTGATATTGCGGTTACTCACACGATCGTGGACGGTCGGGTCGTCTACAGCTAAGGCAGGGGTGTTTCGTGGACAACTCGACCGTATTTTTGCTCCAGTGTCGGGAGCGGTCTTTGTGACTGACCGCGAGATTATGATGTACGGGGTTCGTCCTCCTGTCGAATCGAATACATCGGGGAGGAGGACGACCGTTCAGAACCGGCTTTTCTTCTTAAAGAGGTTGAGTCAAACGAGGCCGGATGAAGCTACTGCATACTCATCAGTTCTCTTCGGCCGCGACCGACAGCTGACACGACGGTTTCTCGTCCTCGCTGGTGCTATTTTCTTCGCGAGTTTTGTGGTGTACACGAGCTTTCCGGTGTACGAAGGTCTTCCATTCACGTTTCTGTTGATTGTGCCGTCTATCCCGATCATGGCAGACACCCTAGCACTCGTCAGCGCCTACCTCAACGACGGTCTCCTCGTGAGTGCCCTACTGCCTGTCATGGCCGTACTCGGACTGAAACTCTCGTTGAGTATCTGGCTCTATTTTAATCTAGTTCCTAGTTATAACCCAGCTGGAATCGATTTTGTGCCACTACTCATCACAGTCGCCTTCGGAATAGGTGTCAGTGTCGCTATCGGAGCTGGCACACGACGGGCTGTCGATCACATAAACTCATAAACGTAGGGTCAGGGAGGTGGAGCGTTCGACGCTGACGGCGAGAGCATTGCTCTCGCCACTGCCTCCTTCTAACGACTGAGACTCCGATACGAGACGGACACGCTGTTAGCTTCACACCAAAGCTACCGGTGTCACAAACAGAGCAACTGGCCCGTCGTTTGCACTCACAACAGAAGATTTATACAGTTGAAACAACAGGTATATTGGAAAGGATCGCCTACGATCCTTGCTTTTGAAGAAAAAAGTTTATCAATACGTACCATCCTTGAACTAGTAACTTCGGTGCCGACCAATGGCAGAAATGGAAACTACGGGGTTCGAGACGGAACTCAGTCTGTTCAAATACGATAACCTCGAACGCCTCCCGCCGGCGTATCGTGATCTGTCCGAGGCAGACCGGACCGATCGCATCGAGGCAGCTCGTTCAGAACTGGGTGATGACGTGATCGTTCTCGGGCACAACTATCAGCGCCGAGAGATCGTCGAACACGCCGATTTCATCGGTGACTCCTATGAGCTGAGTAAGCGCGCGGCGAACGCGGACGCGCCGTACGTGGTGTTCTGTGGGGTGACGTTCATGGCCGAAAGCGCCGACATCATCACTGACGACGATCAGACGGTGATCCTGCCGTCGATGGAGGCGTCCTGTCCGATGGCAGGGATGGCAGAGGCCTTACAAGTCGATTCGGCATGGGCACAGATCACCGATGTGGTCCCCGACGCCGACATCGTTCCGATCACGTACATGAACTCGTATGCGGACCTGAAGGCGTTCTGTGCCGAACAGGGTGGGCTAGTGTGTACCTCCTCGAACGCCCATCACGCCTTCGAGTGGGCGTTAGAACGCGGCGACAAGGTGCTGTTTCTCCCGGATAAACACCTCGGGGAGAACACAGCCAACCGGATCGGACTAGAGGACAGCATCGTGGAGTGGGACCCGTGGGATCCCGAGAACACGACCACCGACGCGGAGATCGAAGCGGCCGACGTGGTTCTCTGGGACGGCTACTGTCAAGTCCACGAACGGTTCCGCGTCGACCACGTTGAGTCGGTGCGTGAAGACTATCCCAACGCTAATGTCATCGTTCACCCCGAATGTCGCCGGGAAGTCGTGGACGCTGCCGACGTTGCGGGGAGCACGTCGACGATCTGTGAGACGGTTGCCAACGCTGACCCCGGCGAGACGTGGGCTATCGGGACGGAGATCCACCTCACCAACCACCTCCAGCGGTGGCATCCCGACGTGAACGTGTTGCCGTTGTGTGGAGATGCGTGTATGGACTGTAACGCGATGCGCCAGATCGACCCCAACTATCTGACGTGGGTGCTCGAAGAGTTGGTGGCTGGCCACGAGCGGAACGTCATTTCGGTCGCGCCCGAGGAGACGGAACTGGCACAGGTCGCACTCGATCGGATGTTGGAGGTGTGATCGCGGATGTCGTTGTCAATCGAATCGATGACTGACGTGTTGGTCGTCGGCAGCGGGATCGCGGGCTGTGCGACAGCGCTTGCTGCTGCCCGCAACGGCGCACAGGTCACGCTGGTCACGAAGGCCAGCGAACCGGAGGAAGCGACGTCGTGGTGGGCCCAAGGCGGAATCGCCGTTACGCGGACGGACCCCGCCGCGTTCAAACGAGACATCCGCACGGCCAGCGACGACACCGCCGAACCCGAGGCCGTCGATGTGCTCGTCGAGAACGCCCGCAG
The sequence above is drawn from the Halocatena salina genome and encodes:
- the nadA gene encoding quinolinate synthase NadA codes for the protein MAEMETTGFETELSLFKYDNLERLPPAYRDLSEADRTDRIEAARSELGDDVIVLGHNYQRREIVEHADFIGDSYELSKRAANADAPYVVFCGVTFMAESADIITDDDQTVILPSMEASCPMAGMAEALQVDSAWAQITDVVPDADIVPITYMNSYADLKAFCAEQGGLVCTSSNAHHAFEWALERGDKVLFLPDKHLGENTANRIGLEDSIVEWDPWDPENTTTDAEIEAADVVLWDGYCQVHERFRVDHVESVREDYPNANVIVHPECRREVVDAADVAGSTSTICETVANADPGETWAIGTEIHLTNHLQRWHPDVNVLPLCGDACMDCNAMRQIDPNYLTWVLEELVAGHERNVISVAPEETELAQVALDRMLEV
- a CDS encoding amidohydrolase: MTDSADLIVTNAEIHTLTDPDETHEALAVRDGKIVRIGRQYEIGFLEGIDTTVIDLDGDVLLPGFIDAHTHMEQLGCRLVHADLSAADSIEEAVALLCEERERTATGWVLGYGYDESAWNEDRLLCRDDLDRVSEERPVVAFREDLHTGSLNSVALERYGSDMPVDDVRRSGGEPTGVVVEDALSVVRRDTAPGRERMHDLITAARDCAHELGVTGVHDMVRWSAAPRVYRELDRADQLELRVRINYWSDHLDALDELGTVTNHGSEFVRVGGVKSYTDGSFGGRTAQLAEPYENGATGQWVTGPEQLREIVTRANEGDHQCCVHAIGDRAVETVLDSYEATDDPSGSRHRIEHAELLSEPLLEQFAEMGVVASVQPNFLKWAREDGLYEDRIGRERTRRTNQYRALLDAGVPLAFGSDCMPLDPLFGVEQTVTAPAEQQRLTITEALRAYTAGAAYAGFDEHRLGTIEPGNCADLVALDRSPWEIAPDAIADIAVTHTIVDGRVVYS